One segment of Asterias rubens chromosome 2, eAstRub1.3, whole genome shotgun sequence DNA contains the following:
- the LOC117307232 gene encoding 8-oxo-dGDP phosphatase NUDT18-like isoform X1, whose protein sequence is MFILYTMSDIEHCLGKLLTGTPPAAPIPKYDLMFNAPARTHQRPLVLNDNLGIIVAAVILDEDYRVVLIQEAKESCHGRWYLPAGRAEPNETLQEAVKREVIEETGLMFEPSSVVLVESNHLFGYWIRFTFIGHITGGRLKTLNEADKESLQARWFSVPDIKTEVGIRLRAHDIVILIQSAISYLQRDPLHRHAALLPIHNAHKQMCIRAMVVKRDQAEFYVLLCMEDKPHFPIVKGTSIAEEALRTIDKEIFTASTGCFLRGLLCIEHMGRPHGSADGVCLNLLAVTDFQRELKNPNYIWHHIANPELKTVLRSKIPSQHCLKCP, encoded by the exons ATGTTTATCTTG TACACCATGTCTGATATCGAACACTGTCTTGGTAAGCTACTAACAGGCACTCCTCCCGCTGCACCTATCCCTAAGTATGACTTAATGTTCAACGCACCAGCGAGAACCCACCAGCGCCCTCTAGTATTGAACGATAACTTGGGTATTATAGTAGCAGCAGTCATCCTGGATGAGGATTATCGAGTAGTCTTAATTCAAGAGGCTAAGGAGTCTTGTCATGGGCGCTGGTATTTACCTGCTGGACGAGCAGAACCGAATGAAACACTTCAG GAAGCTGTGAAGAGGGAAGTTATTGAAGAAACAGGGTTGATGTTTGAACCATCATCGGTTGTACTTGTAGAGAGTAATCATCTATTTGGATATTGGATCAGATTTACATTCATTGGTCATATAACAG GTGgaagattaaagacactgaatgAGGCAGATAAAGAATCCTTACAGGCAAGATGGTTTAGTGTTCCAGACATAAAAACTGAAGTCGGAATCAGACTAAG AGCGCATGATATAGTCATCTTGATCCAGTCTGCAATAAGCTACCTACAGAGAGATCCTCTGCATAGACATGCAGCACTCTTGCCAATACATAACGCACATAAGCAAATGTGTATACGGGCTATGGTTGTCAAGCGTGATCA AGCTGAGTTTTACGTCTTGCTGTGCATGGAGGACAAACCACATTTCCCGATAGTGAAAGGGACATCCATTGCAGAAGAAGCACTGCGGACAATTGACAAG GAGATCTTCACTGCCAGTACTGGTTGTTTCCTACGTGGTTTGTTGTGTATTGAGCACATGGGTCGTCCCCATGGCTCAGCAGATGGTGTGTGCCTCAACCTACTCGCTGTAACAGACTTCCAACGAGAACTGAAGAATCCCAACTATATATGGCATCATATCGCTAACCCTGAACTCAAAACCGTCTTAAGGAGCAAAATACCATCGCAACATTGTCTCAAGTGTCCTTAG
- the LOC117307232 gene encoding 8-oxo-dGDP phosphatase NUDT18-like isoform X2, which yields MSDIEHCLGKLLTGTPPAAPIPKYDLMFNAPARTHQRPLVLNDNLGIIVAAVILDEDYRVVLIQEAKESCHGRWYLPAGRAEPNETLQEAVKREVIEETGLMFEPSSVVLVESNHLFGYWIRFTFIGHITGGRLKTLNEADKESLQARWFSVPDIKTEVGIRLRAHDIVILIQSAISYLQRDPLHRHAALLPIHNAHKQMCIRAMVVKRDQAEFYVLLCMEDKPHFPIVKGTSIAEEALRTIDKEIFTASTGCFLRGLLCIEHMGRPHGSADGVCLNLLAVTDFQRELKNPNYIWHHIANPELKTVLRSKIPSQHCLKCP from the exons ATGTCTGATATCGAACACTGTCTTGGTAAGCTACTAACAGGCACTCCTCCCGCTGCACCTATCCCTAAGTATGACTTAATGTTCAACGCACCAGCGAGAACCCACCAGCGCCCTCTAGTATTGAACGATAACTTGGGTATTATAGTAGCAGCAGTCATCCTGGATGAGGATTATCGAGTAGTCTTAATTCAAGAGGCTAAGGAGTCTTGTCATGGGCGCTGGTATTTACCTGCTGGACGAGCAGAACCGAATGAAACACTTCAG GAAGCTGTGAAGAGGGAAGTTATTGAAGAAACAGGGTTGATGTTTGAACCATCATCGGTTGTACTTGTAGAGAGTAATCATCTATTTGGATATTGGATCAGATTTACATTCATTGGTCATATAACAG GTGgaagattaaagacactgaatgAGGCAGATAAAGAATCCTTACAGGCAAGATGGTTTAGTGTTCCAGACATAAAAACTGAAGTCGGAATCAGACTAAG AGCGCATGATATAGTCATCTTGATCCAGTCTGCAATAAGCTACCTACAGAGAGATCCTCTGCATAGACATGCAGCACTCTTGCCAATACATAACGCACATAAGCAAATGTGTATACGGGCTATGGTTGTCAAGCGTGATCA AGCTGAGTTTTACGTCTTGCTGTGCATGGAGGACAAACCACATTTCCCGATAGTGAAAGGGACATCCATTGCAGAAGAAGCACTGCGGACAATTGACAAG GAGATCTTCACTGCCAGTACTGGTTGTTTCCTACGTGGTTTGTTGTGTATTGAGCACATGGGTCGTCCCCATGGCTCAGCAGATGGTGTGTGCCTCAACCTACTCGCTGTAACAGACTTCCAACGAGAACTGAAGAATCCCAACTATATATGGCATCATATCGCTAACCCTGAACTCAAAACCGTCTTAAGGAGCAAAATACCATCGCAACATTGTCTCAAGTGTCCTTAG